The sequence below is a genomic window from Clostridium putrefaciens.
ACAAAATATCTCTGCGACCTGTATTTTCATCATCTTCGCTATTCTCACCACAAAAATAGTCAATGTAATCAGTATCCTCTTTAGGATCGTTTACATTTTCCAGTAAATCTTTCAACGATGCAATTGCACCCACCATCTCTGATTTTGCCTCGTCATAGCGATTCTTGATAAGTCCCTCAACATCTTCCTTATCAAAGTTATCGAAAGCTTCAGTAGTATAATCAGACACTGCAAGCTGCACATTACGAAACAAGTCCATGTAATCTACGATATAACCATAGTCTTTATCCTCGCCATCTGGTCTATTAACCCGGCAGATAGCCTGGAAAAGGTCATGATCCCTCATGGATTTATCAATATATAAATATGTCGCTGTGGGGGCATCAAAACCTGTTAATAGCTTGTATACAACGATAAGAAGTTTCATCTTAGCTGGTTCTTTTTTGAACTGCTCTTTTACTTCTTTTTCGAATTCAGACAGTTTTTTACCTTTAAGCATACGTTCATAAATAGATTTCTTATATTCTTCTTCGCCCTCTTGACTTAAATCACTTGTAGCTGTTCTAACACTCGCGGTTGAAGGCTCAAATGAAGTTACAACAGCACACTTGTTAAAGCCGTTACTAGTGAAAATATCCCAGTATCTGCAAGCCTCGTATATACTGTTGGCCACAAGCATGGCAGTACCACGCTCGTTTTTTAGACGAGGTTTTAAATTCATATCGAAAATGATATCGCTAGCTATTTTCTCAAGTCTTTGTTTTGAACTGTATAATTTGTTGATTGATGTCCAACTTTGCTTCAACTGTATCTTTGCTCTATCTGTAAGTCCTAAGGTTTTATTATCAAACCATAAATCGACCTTATCTTTACTAGATAAGTCTTGGTCAACATCTCTTGCTTCATAACGCAAATCAAGAACAACACCATCTTGAACACCTTCATCAAATTTATAAGTATGGATGTAAGGTCCAAAAGTTTCAAGACTGGTCGCTTTATCTTTTTTGAGTAGTGGAGTCCCTGTAAAACCAATAAGTAATGCTTCAGGCATCAGTACTTTAACAGCTTCATGCAATTTCCCTGAGTTAGTACGATGGCACTCATCAATAAACGCTATAATATTTCCTTTTGCTTTAAAGTCAGCCGGGAGGTCTTTTAGCAATTCTTTACGATACTGATCCACGTCAGATTGTTTGCCTGCATTATGTCCGTATTTATGAATTAAAGAACATATAATAGAATCATCATTCTTATTTAGAATTTCTCTTAAATCAGCACTACTCTTTGTTCTTCTTACTTTCTCATTTACATCAATAAATAAGCTTTCAATTTGGTCATCAAGTTCATCTCGGTCGGTAATGATTACCACTCGGCTATCTGCTACATTCTCAATAACCCACTTAGTAAGCCATACCATAATTAAGGACTTGCCAGATCCTTGCGTGTTCCAGATGATGCCACCTTCCTTGGCAAGAATTCTGTTCCTAGCTGCAATATTAGCAAAATATTGATTATGCCTTGCAACTTTTTTCACTCCTGCATCAAAAATAATAAAGTCGTGAATCAATGAAAGAAATCTCTTTTTTTGGCAAAGAGAAATAATACCATCTCTTAGCTTATTTCTTTCTCTAGATTGAATACCTTTAACAGTCGCAGAAAGTTCATCAGTGGCTTTAATATCTTCTTTCCAGTTCAGATAATACTTTTCAGGAGTTTCAATCGTTCCATACTTTAGTCCTTCAGCTTCGTTACCAGCAAAGAGAAATTGGGTAGTGCTAAAGAAATTTTGAATATACTCTTTTTTTTGGTTTGTGAGATTTTGGCGAATCCCCTCACCAATACTCACACATGAACGTTTTAACTCAAATATGGCAAGAGCGATACCGTTTATATACAGCACTACATCAGGACGTTTTCTCTCTATTTGATTAAAGCAAAGAACACTTACTTCCTCAGCAGCATAAAAATCATTGTTATCAACATTGTTCCAGTCGATATAATGGACTGTTTGACGATTTTTATTCTCGTCCTTAACACCTTGCTTTCCATAGCGAAGCAGGGAATAGACCTCTTTATTGATTTGGTAAAGGCTATCCACTTGATTGCTCGCTTTTGAAACAAGCTCAGTTACAGCTTTGGAAATCTGGTCTTTCGAATAACCACGTTTTTCAAGATTTTTCTTCAACAAATCTTCTCTGATAGGTTTATTATTCTGATCCTCTAGATTTCCGAGATACGTATAACCAAGACCACCTTCTTCCTCTTTATCTATTAACCAGTGGAGGACCTTGTTTTGCAATTTTCTTTCTAAATCAACAGACATAGCCATTACCTCCTCATACTTTAAGACGCACACGACCTGTTAAGAGGTCGTCCATTGCACCTTCTTTAATTTGAACCATTTTTTCTTTTTCTATTTTAAGAGATTCTATTTCTTCATCCATTGCTGTCAGAATTTCAACTATTTCTTTTTGCTCCTTCATTGAAACAACTGGAATCAAATACTCTTCCGTTACAGGTAATGAAATCTGGGAAAAAGAACTTCTTCCTGTCCCTTCATTTCTAAAGTGCTCGATATTATGCTTCAAGTAATAGAATAGAAACCTAACATCAGAAACACCAAGCGAGGTGTACCCCCACATTTCATTTTTGAAGGTGCATGGTTCATCACAATAAATGAAATCTATTACACCACGTGACTGAACAATCACTATTGGTTCCCTTATGATGTTTGCATTTGATAAATAATCGCTATTAGTACGGCATTCAGTATTTCCACCTGCGAAGACACGAATGGCGCCAGTAGACATATTAATTTCGTTCATTGTACCTGCAGTTATCGGAGTTCCTTTTACACGCTTATACACGCTTTTTATTGGTTTGTATTCTCTTACCTCTTTATCAAACCCATCAAGCCTAGCTTTACCACTAACCAAATCATTCAAAGCACCATCACGGATAGCCTTTTTCTTTTCGATTAGCTCGGTTAGGTTGTCAATATGCTCGTCAAAATCAGAGAGCACGGAGGCGATGGCTTGTTGTTCTGATAACGGTGGTAATATTATGGAAATCTTACTTACTACATTACTCATGAGCTTAGGGTTTCCAACATAGGATACATGTTTTGGTGTCTCTTTATTAATAATTTCAGCCATACATGCATTTGCATAACCCTCTTGTGAACTCAATACACCGCAAACATTAGTACAATAAAATTGTCCTTCTCTATATTTTGTTGTTCCTGCATTAGCCCCATCAGTTGTCCATGTAATCCCATTTGCAAACAGGAATTGATGGTAATACCCTAACAATCCGTTGTTTAGAGTTTGTGATGAATACACTGGATACTTATTGGTATTATTTTTAATAGAGGATATCTTGTTGGTCAGGGCAATTGCATCCTTATATTGTAATGAGGTAAAGTTTAATCATATTTTGGTAGTATAAGGATATTGTTGCACTTGAAAATATAGAAGTTTAATATAACGTTTACTTAAGATATTAGAACTGTAATAACTTTATGAAAACGATATTCCTATTGGATTGAA
It includes:
- a CDS encoding restriction endonuclease subunit S; this encodes MALTNKISSIKNNTNKYPVYSSQTLNNGLLGYYHQFLFANGITWTTDGANAGTTKYREGQFYCTNVCGVLSSQEGYANACMAEIINKETPKHVSYVGNPKLMSNVVSKISIILPPLSEQQAIASVLSDFDEHIDNLTELIEKKKAIRDGALNDLVSGKARLDGFDKEVREYKPIKSVYKRVKGTPITAGTMNEINMSTGAIRVFAGGNTECRTNSDYLSNANIIREPIVIVQSRGVIDFIYCDEPCTFKNEMWGYTSLGVSDVRFLFYYLKHNIEHFRNEGTGRSSFSQISLPVTEEYLIPVVSMKEQKEIVEILTAMDEEIESLKIEKEKMVQIKEGAMDDLLTGRVRLKV
- a CDS encoding type I restriction endonuclease subunit R, translated to MSVDLERKLQNKVLHWLIDKEEEGGLGYTYLGNLEDQNNKPIREDLLKKNLEKRGYSKDQISKAVTELVSKASNQVDSLYQINKEVYSLLRYGKQGVKDENKNRQTVHYIDWNNVDNNDFYAAEEVSVLCFNQIERKRPDVVLYINGIALAIFELKRSCVSIGEGIRQNLTNQKKEYIQNFFSTTQFLFAGNEAEGLKYGTIETPEKYYLNWKEDIKATDELSATVKGIQSRERNKLRDGIISLCQKKRFLSLIHDFIIFDAGVKKVARHNQYFANIAARNRILAKEGGIIWNTQGSGKSLIMVWLTKWVIENVADSRVVIITDRDELDDQIESLFIDVNEKVRRTKSSADLREILNKNDDSIICSLIHKYGHNAGKQSDVDQYRKELLKDLPADFKAKGNIIAFIDECHRTNSGKLHEAVKVLMPEALLIGFTGTPLLKKDKATSLETFGPYIHTYKFDEGVQDGVVLDLRYEARDVDQDLSSKDKVDLWFDNKTLGLTDRAKIQLKQSWTSINKLYSSKQRLEKIASDIIFDMNLKPRLKNERGTAMLVANSIYEACRYWDIFTSNGFNKCAVVTSFEPSTASVRTATSDLSQEGEEEYKKSIYERMLKGKKLSEFEKEVKEQFKKEPAKMKLLIVVYKLLTGFDAPTATYLYIDKSMRDHDLFQAICRVNRPDGEDKDYGYIVDYMDLFRNVQLAVSDYTTEAFDNFDKEDVEGLIKNRYDEAKSEMVGAIASLKDLLENVNDPKEDTDYIDYFCGENSEDDENTGRRDILYSLTASLTRSFANCSDKLVSDYGYSEGQVSRLRSDISGYNKIKEMVKLASCDYIDLKPYEADMRYILDTYIRAEDSTVVSELNNMSLVELLIDNTTTTPIDALVKELPGNDEAKAETIENNLQHEIVKKMSSNAVYYGKLSEMLQKIIVQRRIEAMSYEEYLRQVVELAQAILHPEENSDYPDAVKYSEARRALFDYFDRDEKLVVNIDSAICNAIRPDWKKNRQKQQKIKSAIYDNLSLYGYEEDEATEKTNEVFSIAERQVEYGE